The following proteins come from a genomic window of Plasmodium vivax chromosome 3, whole genome shotgun sequence:
- a CDS encoding hypothetical protein, conserved (encoded by transcript PVX_000770A) has protein sequence MLDYVKRYIFLELLLILRVVNYYVPLDNRLNIAVVLYLTLLGLVYLAFKFRYRGGSGSGGVSWAFAGRHVCIVGGSEGLGLSLAKRIIREKPHTLTIMSRNAAKLRTAKVVLLQELSLQRSPQELHINIIQCDIGMKESINEAFQNVRTNSSMGKEKDPGGDKSKGSSTHRKNHPIDTQQATDQPPNDVDVLICNAAYVCTEENSKLQMYDLLYTVNTNIHGNIDVISRVIANMKKKRKGFILFINSEGALYPVYGYSYYLMSKTAMWTYTYILDQELKHYDVHFANAFLPSVQTPGYVQENLKKPFITKRIEDLTSTVDSDYAADKVVCKIKKGRKFITLDFNGFMLSVLHSGYRNPESYFDYLICVSFCGVFVFVSSLYKLYIEHIIRRNVFHPPSI, from the exons GGTGGTGAATTACTACGTCCCGTTAGACAATCGGTTGAATATCGCGGTGGTACTTTACCTGACCCTTTTGGGGCTCGTTTATTTGGCCTTCAAGTTTAGGTACCGCGGGGGTAGCGGGTCGGGCGGCGTGAGTTGGGCCTTCGCCGGCAGGCACGTGTGCATCGTGG GCGGGTCCGAAGGCCTGGGCCTCTCGCTGGCCAAGCGAATCATTCGCGAGAAGCCGCACACCCTAACCATCATGTCGAGGAACGCCGCCAAGCTACGCACAGCGAAGGTGGTTTTACTGCAGGAGCTGAGTTTGCAGAGGTCCCCCCAGGAGCTCCACATAAACATAATTCAGTGCGACATCGGTATGAAGGAGTCCATCAACGAGGCTTTTCAAAACGTCCGAACGAATAGCAGTATGGGTAAAGAAAAGGACCCAGGGGGAGACAAATCAAAGGGAAGTAGTACCCATAGGAAGAATCATCCCATAGACACTCAACAAGCGACAGACCAACCGCCCAACGATGTGGATGTCCTCATCTGCAATGCTGCCTATGTATGTACAGAAGAAAATAGCAAACTGCAAATGTACGATTTGCTATACACAGTAAACACGAACATTCATGGCAACATTGACGTCATCTCGAGAGTCATTGCcaatatgaagaagaaaagaaaaggattcattttgtttataaattcTGAAGGAGCTCTTTATCCCGTTTATGGGTActcatattatttaatgagCAAAACGGCTATGTGGACGTACACGTATATTTTGGACCAGGAGTTAAAACATTATgatgttcattttgcaaatgccTTTCTCCCATCAGTTCAAACTCCTGGGTATGTTCAggagaatttaaaaaaaccgTTTATCACCAAACGGATTGAGGACTTAACCAGCACGGTTGATTCTGACTACGCCGCTGATAAAGTAgtttgcaaaattaaaaaggggaggaaattCATAACGCTAGATTTTAATGGCTTCATGCTGTCCGTTTTGCATAGCGGGTATAGGAATCCGGAGTCCTATTTTGATTACTTAATTTGCGTGTCGTTTTGTGGCGTCTTCGTGTTTGTGTCCTCCCTTTATAAGCTCTACATCGAGCATATCATCCGAAGGAACGTCTTCCACCCCCCCTCAATTTGA